A single Nostoc sp. PCC 7107 DNA region contains:
- a CDS encoding DUF4926 domain-containing protein: MKLFDVVALTEDLLELKLYRGQVGTIVDQYEPGVFEVEFSNLTGQAYAIETLNANQLMILYHQPIGERTLV; the protein is encoded by the coding sequence ATGAAATTATTTGATGTTGTTGCTCTAACAGAAGACTTACTGGAATTAAAATTGTATCGCGGTCAAGTAGGAACGATTGTAGATCAATATGAACCTGGAGTTTTTGAAGTAGAATTTAGCAACTTAACAGGACAGGCTTATGCAATAGAAACCTTAAATGCTAATCAGCTAATGATTTTATATCATCAACCTATTGGTGAAAGGACATTAGTATAA
- the sbcC gene encoding exonuclease subunit SbcC yields the protein MIPVQLILKNFLSYRDATLDFRGLHTACICGSNGAGKSSLLEAITWAIWGESRASTEDDVIHAGAKEVRVDFTFHTNQQKYRVIRTRIRGATSVLEFQIETPSGFRPLTGKGVRATQDLILEHIKLDYDTFINSAYLRQGRADEFMLKRPTERKEILSELLKLTQYDDLEERAKESSRQFKARAEELERSLESIKTQLQQRELTETQRAELEAELNQLQQVQAFENIQLQSLQVVQHQRQNWEQQLSFVRQQYQNLTQDCDRLHQEQSSVKTQLADLTAILNQEAEIKNGYAHYQNLQSQEEAFAAKFEQHTRATSLRQQKQQQLTGQIHEIERQLQQVQAQLEALAQQEQEIQQTLSKSGEVEVALGQLSAARRRVAQLDELQMQVSPLLQQRQSLQSHLDRIQASLVARLEQIQATENKLQRSSQRYPELQQAVMAVAMQIEQMEKDKVYLQRIQEKGQERRHFIERLQAQQREYERLLGELDQKLQMLRNPDAICPLCERPLDEHHWNRVADKTKAEYKDTEEQLWVFREQMACTDREIQVLRQKYREVSQNLSPYDSLREQRGQLAAQLESTSDAEEQLQQLTQERQHLERSLQVGDYAHDKQQELRQVEEYLRQLNYNEQDHALARSEVERWRWAEIKQGQIKDALKRQTQLAARKPELQATITQLQTRIQQEQTDSDSAKQIAALERQIAEIAYSSEQHNNLRQAVRQGQAWQLRYQQLLSAQQQYPQLQGRLQELEAAKTTRLNERQKLATQIDEIVQQLAQSANPIEQIQALEQQLVIRRRQLDEQIAKLGRLEQLAHQLETLQAQYEEQQQQLQACKKQYRVYHELALAFGKNGIQALMIENVLPQLEAETNQLLSRLSANQLHVQFVTQRAGKSSKSSKKNAKLIDTLDILIADAKGTRAYETYSGGEAFRINFAIRLAMAKLLAQRAGAALQLLIIDEGFGTQDAEGCDRLIAAINAIAADFACILTVTHMPHLKEAFQARIEVNKTQQGSQVQLLG from the coding sequence ATGATTCCAGTACAACTTATCCTCAAAAACTTCCTTAGTTACCGTGATGCTACTTTAGATTTTCGTGGTTTGCATACGGCTTGTATTTGTGGCTCTAATGGCGCAGGTAAATCGTCTCTACTCGAAGCGATTACATGGGCAATTTGGGGTGAAAGTCGTGCTTCAACTGAAGATGATGTCATCCATGCTGGGGCGAAAGAAGTCCGCGTTGATTTCACTTTTCACACTAACCAGCAAAAATATCGAGTAATTCGCACAAGAATTCGCGGTGCAACTAGTGTTTTAGAATTTCAAATTGAAACACCTTCTGGGTTTCGTCCTCTCACGGGTAAAGGAGTAAGGGCAACCCAGGATTTGATTTTAGAACATATCAAGCTGGATTACGATACTTTTATTAATTCTGCTTATTTGCGTCAAGGTCGTGCTGATGAATTCATGCTGAAGCGCCCGACAGAACGCAAGGAAATTTTATCAGAGTTGTTAAAACTAACCCAGTATGATGATTTGGAAGAACGAGCTAAAGAATCTTCTCGACAATTCAAAGCTAGAGCAGAAGAATTAGAACGTTCTTTGGAATCGATTAAAACACAACTGCAACAGCGGGAGTTGACAGAAACTCAAAGGGCAGAATTAGAAGCAGAACTGAATCAACTGCAACAAGTACAAGCTTTTGAGAATATTCAATTACAAAGTTTACAAGTTGTCCAGCACCAGCGGCAAAATTGGGAACAACAACTCAGCTTTGTCAGGCAACAATATCAGAATTTAACCCAAGATTGCGATCGCCTCCACCAAGAACAATCATCCGTTAAAACCCAGCTGGCAGATTTGACGGCTATCTTAAATCAGGAAGCGGAAATTAAAAACGGTTACGCCCATTACCAAAACCTGCAATCTCAAGAAGAAGCTTTTGCGGCTAAATTTGAGCAACACACCCGCGCCACTAGTTTGCGTCAACAAAAACAGCAGCAACTAACTGGGCAAATTCATGAGATTGAAAGACAACTGCAACAAGTACAAGCGCAACTTGAAGCCTTAGCCCAGCAAGAACAAGAAATTCAGCAAACTCTGAGTAAATCAGGCGAAGTCGAAGTGGCTTTAGGACAACTCAGCGCCGCCCGTCGTCGGGTTGCACAGTTGGATGAATTACAAATGCAAGTTTCGCCTTTATTACAACAGCGCCAAAGTTTGCAAAGTCACCTAGATAGAATTCAAGCTAGTTTAGTCGCCAGATTAGAACAAATCCAAGCCACAGAAAATAAACTGCAACGTTCTTCACAACGTTACCCCGAACTGCAACAAGCAGTGATGGCTGTAGCAATGCAGATTGAACAAATGGAGAAAGATAAAGTTTATTTGCAACGCATCCAAGAAAAAGGCCAGGAAAGAAGACACTTTATTGAACGACTACAAGCACAGCAACGGGAATATGAAAGGTTATTGGGTGAATTAGACCAAAAACTGCAAATGTTGCGTAATCCCGATGCGATTTGTCCTTTGTGCGAACGTCCTTTAGATGAACATCACTGGAATCGAGTTGCAGATAAAACCAAAGCTGAATACAAAGACACTGAGGAACAATTGTGGGTATTTCGGGAACAGATGGCTTGTACAGATCGAGAAATTCAAGTACTCAGGCAGAAATATCGAGAAGTATCCCAAAATCTTTCTCCTTATGATTCTTTGCGAGAACAGCGCGGACAATTAGCCGCCCAACTAGAATCAACAAGCGATGCTGAAGAACAGTTACAACAACTCACACAAGAAAGACAACATTTAGAGCGATCGCTCCAAGTTGGTGATTACGCCCACGATAAACAACAAGAACTGCGGCAAGTAGAAGAATATCTGCGACAATTAAATTACAATGAGCAAGACCATGCCTTAGCGCGGAGTGAAGTTGAAAGATGGCGCTGGGCAGAAATCAAGCAAGGGCAAATTAAAGATGCGCTCAAACGTCAAACCCAACTAGCCGCCCGCAAACCAGAATTACAGGCAACTATCACCCAATTACAAACTAGAATTCAGCAAGAACAAACTGATTCTGACTCCGCCAAACAAATTGCCGCCCTTGAACGTCAAATTGCGGAAATTGCTTATAGTTCCGAGCAACATAATAATTTACGTCAAGCCGTCCGCCAAGGCCAAGCTTGGCAATTACGCTATCAACAATTGTTATCAGCCCAGCAGCAATATCCCCAACTACAAGGGAGATTACAAGAACTAGAAGCGGCGAAAACTACTCGCTTAAACGAGCGACAAAAACTCGCCACCCAAATTGATGAAATTGTCCAACAACTAGCCCAGTCAGCCAACCCAATTGAGCAAATTCAAGCTTTAGAACAGCAGTTAGTTATCCGCAGGCGACAACTTGATGAACAAATCGCCAAATTAGGGCGTTTAGAACAACTCGCCCATCAATTAGAAACCTTACAAGCGCAGTACGAAGAACAACAACAGCAGTTGCAAGCTTGCAAAAAACAGTACCGTGTTTACCATGAATTAGCATTGGCGTTTGGTAAAAATGGTATCCAAGCATTGATGATTGAAAATGTACTGCCGCAATTAGAAGCCGAGACAAATCAACTTCTATCACGATTGAGTGCCAATCAACTGCACGTACAATTTGTTACTCAAAGAGCAGGTAAAAGTAGTAAATCAAGCAAAAAGAATGCCAAGCTGATCGATACCTTAGACATTTTAATTGCCGATGCTAAGGGAACACGGGCTTATGAAACATATTCCGGTGGGGAAGCATTTAGAATTAACTTTGCCATCCGTTTGGCAATGGCGAAATTATTAGCTCAACGGGCGGGTGCGGCGTTGCAATTGTTAATTATAGATGAAGGCTTTGGGACACAAGATGCCGAAGGATGCGATCGCCTGATTGCGGCCATAAATGCGATCGCTGCTGATTTTGCCTGTATTCTCACAGTAACTCACATGCCCCACCTCAAAGAAGCCTTTCAAGCCAGAATTGAGGTGAATAAAACTCAACAAGGTTCACAGGTGCAGTTGTTGGGTTAG
- a CDS encoding phosphoketolase, producing the protein MTLAISPPIKPLTDEELQKINAYWRAANYLSVGQIYLLDNPLLREPLKIEHVKPRLLGHWGTTPGLNFIYVHLNRIIKKYDTDMIYIAGPGHGGPGLVANTYLEGTYSEYYPNISPDAEGMQQLFKQFSFPGGIPSHVAPETPGSIHEGGELGYALVHAYGAAFDNPDLIVAAVVGDGEAETGALAASWHSNKFLNPVNDGAVLPILHLNGYKIANPTLLSRLSHEEVESLFVGYGYKPYFVEGSEPAEIHQQMAATLDTVITEIQNIQREARVHGFQERPRWPMIVLRTPKGWTGPKEVDGKKTENFWRSHQVPFGAIAQQPEHLKLLEDWMKSYKPEELFDANGKLIPELAELSPTGMRRMGDNPHANGGILLRDLKMPKFSDYAVNVTQPGKVEAEATRVMGQFLRDVMKLNMESRNFRVFGPDETASNRLDALFEVTDRTWVSQILPEDEHLSPNGRVMEILSETNCQGWLEGYLLTGRHGFFSCYEAFIHIIDSMFNQHAKWLKTTRHISWRRPIASLNYLLTSHVWRQDHNGFSHQDPGFIDHVINKKSEVIRVYLPPDANTLLSVTDHCLRSRNYVNVIIAGKQPALQYLDIDAAVKHCTKGIGIWEWASNDQGSEPDVVMACAGDVPTLETLAAVDMLRQYFPDLKVRVVNVVDLMTLQPKSEHPHGLTPKDFDTIFTTDKPVIFAFHGYPWLIHRLTYRHTNHQNLHVRGYKEEGTTTTPFDMVVLNDLDRYHLVMDVIDRVPKLGSKAAYVKQNLQDKLIEHKHYISQHGEDLPEVRNWKWPY; encoded by the coding sequence ATGACTTTAGCAATCTCTCCACCAATCAAGCCTTTAACAGACGAAGAATTGCAGAAAATTAACGCCTACTGGCGGGCGGCGAACTATTTGTCAGTAGGGCAAATATATTTACTCGACAATCCACTGCTGAGAGAACCCCTGAAAATAGAACACGTTAAACCCCGACTGTTGGGACATTGGGGAACTACGCCAGGGCTGAATTTTATCTATGTTCACCTCAACCGCATCATCAAAAAATATGATACGGATATGATTTATATTGCCGGGCCTGGTCATGGTGGCCCTGGTTTAGTTGCTAACACTTATCTAGAAGGAACTTACAGCGAATACTACCCCAACATTTCCCCAGATGCTGAGGGAATGCAGCAGCTATTCAAACAGTTCTCCTTCCCCGGTGGGATTCCTAGTCACGTCGCCCCGGAAACTCCTGGTTCAATTCATGAAGGCGGTGAGTTGGGTTATGCCTTAGTTCACGCTTACGGTGCAGCTTTTGACAATCCCGACTTGATTGTGGCGGCTGTTGTCGGTGATGGTGAAGCGGAAACTGGGGCTTTAGCCGCAAGCTGGCATTCTAATAAGTTTCTCAACCCGGTAAATGATGGGGCAGTTTTGCCGATTTTGCACCTCAACGGGTATAAAATTGCTAACCCTACATTGTTATCACGGTTAAGCCATGAAGAAGTAGAAAGCTTATTTGTTGGCTATGGTTATAAACCTTACTTTGTCGAAGGTTCAGAACCTGCGGAAATTCACCAGCAGATGGCAGCTACATTAGATACAGTTATTACGGAAATTCAAAATATCCAAAGAGAAGCCCGTGTACATGGTTTTCAAGAACGTCCACGCTGGCCGATGATTGTCTTGCGAACCCCCAAAGGCTGGACAGGTCCAAAAGAAGTAGATGGAAAGAAAACCGAAAATTTTTGGCGATCGCATCAAGTTCCTTTTGGAGCGATCGCTCAACAACCAGAACATTTAAAATTACTCGAAGACTGGATGAAGAGTTACAAACCCGAAGAACTCTTCGACGCTAACGGCAAACTCATTCCCGAACTCGCCGAATTATCCCCTACAGGAATGCGGCGGATGGGCGACAATCCCCACGCCAACGGCGGTATCTTGTTGCGTGACCTGAAGATGCCTAAATTCTCAGACTATGCCGTAAATGTCACCCAACCCGGCAAAGTTGAAGCGGAAGCCACCAGAGTCATGGGGCAATTTCTGCGAGATGTGATGAAACTCAACATGGAAAGCCGAAACTTCCGTGTCTTTGGCCCTGATGAAACAGCATCCAATCGCTTAGATGCTTTGTTTGAAGTCACAGATAGAACTTGGGTTTCGCAAATTCTGCCCGAAGACGAACACCTATCGCCCAACGGTCGGGTAATGGAAATTCTTAGCGAAACCAATTGTCAAGGTTGGTTAGAAGGCTATCTTCTCACAGGTCGTCATGGATTCTTCTCCTGCTACGAAGCATTTATCCACATCATTGACTCCATGTTCAACCAGCACGCCAAATGGTTGAAAACCACCCGTCATATTTCCTGGCGTAGACCGATCGCATCCCTAAATTATTTACTCACCTCTCACGTTTGGCGGCAAGACCATAACGGCTTCTCGCACCAAGACCCGGGTTTTATCGACCATGTGATTAATAAAAAATCAGAAGTAATTCGCGTCTATCTTCCCCCCGATGCCAACACCTTACTTTCCGTCACCGACCACTGCTTAAGAAGCCGTAACTACGTCAACGTCATCATTGCTGGCAAACAACCAGCGCTGCAATATCTTGATATAGACGCAGCAGTTAAACACTGCACCAAAGGCATTGGTATTTGGGAATGGGCGAGTAACGACCAAGGAAGTGAACCAGATGTCGTCATGGCCTGTGCAGGCGATGTTCCCACCTTAGAAACCTTGGCTGCGGTGGATATGCTGCGTCAGTACTTCCCCGACTTAAAGGTCAGGGTTGTGAACGTCGTTGATTTGATGACATTACAGCCAAAAAGTGAGCATCCTCACGGTTTGACTCCCAAAGACTTCGATACAATTTTCACAACCGATAAACCAGTTATCTTTGCTTTTCATGGCTATCCTTGGTTAATCCATCGGTTAACCTATCGCCACACCAATCACCAAAACCTCCATGTGCGTGGTTACAAAGAAGAAGGAACTACCACAACTCCTTTTGATATGGTGGTTCTCAACGACCTCGATCGCTATCATTTAGTTATGGACGTAATCGATCGCGTACCAAAACTAGGCTCAAAAGCAGCTTACGTCAAACAAAACCTACAAGATAAGCTGATCGAACACAAGCATTACATTTCCCAGCACGGCGAAGACCTCCCCGAAGTTCGCAACTGGAAGTGGCCTTATTAA
- a CDS encoding class I SAM-dependent methyltransferase, translated as MQVAKIIDSYDYGAVDYEQIMLRYWHIDRQPLIDSLQLQPGQTVLDAAVGTGLNLPSYPKGVSVVGVDLSEKMMDEARKKHISADITFKVADLLNLDFPDNTFDAAASGFTLCVVADPVRALSEILRVTKHGAYIAIIDYSKSQDPEVQKWQELIFDAALELGFPTGKIKWNALMDYDKLIYNSQLPIEVLQDERIESQNPFLCGCQLLLRNSKG; from the coding sequence ATGCAAGTCGCAAAAATAATTGATTCCTACGATTACGGTGCAGTAGATTATGAGCAGATTATGCTACGTTACTGGCATATTGATCGTCAACCACTGATTGATTCTTTACAACTTCAACCTGGACAAACTGTACTTGATGCTGCTGTAGGGACAGGACTTAATCTTCCCTCTTATCCTAAAGGAGTGAGTGTTGTAGGTGTAGATTTATCTGAGAAAATGATGGATGAAGCCCGTAAAAAACATATATCCGCAGATATCACTTTCAAAGTAGCTGATTTGCTAAATTTGGATTTTCCTGATAATACTTTTGATGCAGCAGCATCAGGATTTACTCTTTGTGTCGTTGCTGATCCTGTCCGTGCTTTGAGTGAAATTTTACGTGTTACTAAACATGGTGCATATATAGCTATTATCGATTACTCTAAATCACAAGATCCAGAAGTTCAGAAGTGGCAAGAGTTAATATTTGATGCAGCTTTAGAATTAGGCTTTCCCACTGGCAAAATTAAGTGGAATGCGTTGATGGATTACGATAAATTAATTTACAACAGTCAGTTGCCGATTGAGGTACTTCAGGACGAACGCATCGAAAGTCAAAACCCATTTTTATGCGGTTGTCAATTATTACTGCGAAACTCGAAAGGTTAA